Genomic segment of Nitrosopumilaceae archaeon AB1(1):
TGTAGCATGTGGTACAGGAGTTATAACTGCAAGAATTGTGAAAAAAGTCAGGAATGGAATGGTTGTTGGTGGAGACACTTCTATTACCGCATTAAAATTGGCAAAAAGAAAGATACCTAATGCTCACTTTGTAAACATGGATGCAGAGAATTTTAGATTCTCTGAATCTTTTGATGCTGTTACATGTCAGTTTGGATTATTTTTCTTTCCAAATGCACAAAAGGCACTGAGGAATATGAAGAGTTGTCTGAGAAAAGGAGGACGATTAGGTGTTACTGTTCATGGTGAGAAATATGGATCTCCATACTTTTCTAGTATTATGAAAGAGATTACACAATTCATACCAGATTATATGAATAATGGTAGTCCGGATTTGGCTAGATTTGGTACCAAAAAGGCACTCAGAGAAGAGATGAAACGGGCAGGATTTGAGAGAATAAAGGTAAAAGATATCATTTATCAGTATAGCCCTGGAACATTTGATGATTATTGGAAAAATTATACAAAGTATATTGCAAAACCATTACGACAAAAGATGAATAAATTGAGTAGAAATGAAAAGATAGAGTTGAAGAGTCGTGTAGAGAATAATACAAAACGTTTTACAAATAAAACTGGCAAGATCACATTTCCTTGGCAGATTTTGATAGTATCCACAGAGATACATTAGTCAATAGAAAGCTAACAAGTAAATTAATATAATTGTATGATTATATCTTTGAATTGAGATATTTTGATCAGAGAGGAAAGGCGAGAGAGAAAATAGATATTGAATATATTTTTGAAGAATTTTATTCACTTTTATCACTTGTAGAAAATTTCAATGAAGAGGCAGAGGAAAAACTCATACAAAATAATTTAATGTTATTTCATATACACAATTATATCGTTATACGCTTGGTTACAATATTAGAACATTTTTTTTGGTTTATAACAAAGGTAACAATTAATGAGGATAAAGAATTACGTACAAGTATACAAAAAGAATATGTTGACATAAAATTTAGTGATTTAGAAAATTATAAAAGTGGAAGAATTACATCAGGAAGAGTTTATGCTACAGCACATTCTGCTCAAAATTTCAAAGATATTTCAACAATTATGAAAAAAATTTTGCGGTTGAATATTACATATTATGAACAAATTATAAATGAATTAAAAAATAGTGTAGAGTTTAACACAAATCACTCCAAAGAAAGCTATCTACAAAAAGTAAAGATCGATGATTTATTTGATATTCGTCATGAATTGGTACATACGTTAAGCAAAAAAAGATTAAATATTTTTCATATGTATTGGGCAGTTGAAGAAATAATGATCATAACTCAGAGTATGGTTAGGAATGTTGAGAAAAAACGTCAAAAAAAAATTACCTTCAAAATTGAAGGAATTATACAAGCGTATGTATCTAAGAGTATATTTTATCATAATAAAAAAGAGCAAAATTTAGAAAAACAATATTTTGAGGAAGCAATCAAATGGTTTGATAAAGCATTGGAGATTGATCCTGAAGATGCAGATGTGCTTACTAGTTTGGGAAATGCATTTGCTATGAAGGAGGAATATGAGGAAGCAATTGGTTTGTTGAAGAGGGCACTTGATATTGATGAACATGATGTAGATGTGCTTACTAGTTTGGGAAATGCATTTGCTATGAAGGAGAAATATGAGGAAGCAATTGGTTTGTTGAAGAGGGCACGTGATATTGATGAAGAAAATGTAGATGTGCTTTCTAGTTTGGGAGAAACATTTGCTATGAAGAAGGAATATGAGGAAGCAATCAAATGGTTTGATAAAGCATTGGAGATTGATCCTGAAGATGCAGACACATTATACTATAAAGGAAATGTAATGATTAATCTAGAGAACTATGAGGACGCAATTGGTTTGTTGAAGAGGGTACTTGATATTGATGAACATGATGTAGATGTGCTTACTAGTTTGGGAAATGCATTTGCTATGAAGGGAGAATATGAGGAAGCAATTGGTTTGTTGAAGAGGGCACTTGATATTGATGAACATGATGTCGATGTGCTTACTAGTTTGGGAAATGCATTTGCTATGAAGAAGGAATATGAGGAAGCAATCAAATGGTTTGATAAAGCATTGGAGATTGATCCTGAAGATGCAGACACATTATGCTGTAAAGGAAATGTAATGATTAATCTAGATAACTATGAGGAAGCAATTGGTTTGTTGAAGAGGGCACTTGATATTGATGAACATGATGTAGATGTGCTTACTAGTTTGGGAAATGCATTTGCTATGAAGAAGGAATATGAGGAAGCAATCAAATGGTTTGATAAAGCATTGGAGATTGATCCTGAAGATGCAGACACATTATACTATAAAGGAAATGTAATGATTGATTTAGATAACTATGAGGAAGCAATTGGTTTGTTGAAGAGGGCACTTGATATTGATGAACATGATGTAGATGTGCTTACTAGTTTGGGAAATGCATTTGCTATGAAGAAGGAATATGAGGAAGCAATCAAATGGTTTGATAAAGCATTGGAGATTGATCCTGAAGATGCAGACACATTATACTATAAAGGAAATGTAATGATTGATTTAGATAACTATGAGGAAGCAATTGGTTTGTTGAAGAGGGCACTTGATATTGATGAACATGATGTAGATGTGCTTACTAGTTTGGGAAATGCATTTGCTATGAAGGGAGAATACGAGAACGCAATTAGTTTGTTGAAGAGGGCACTTAATATTGATGAAGAAAATGTAGGTGTACTTACTAGTATGGGAGAAACATTTGCTATAAAGGGAGAATACGAGAACGCAATCAAATGGTTTGATAAAGCATTGGAGAATGATCCTAGTTATGAAATTCCAATTTGTAATAAGGCAATTGCGTTAGCAGAACTTAATCTATACGAAAAAGCAGTTAGTTATATTGACAAAGCATTAAAAGATATACCAAATAGTAAAACAATAATGAATTGTAAAAAATTAATTAAAGAAAAACAAGACAAGTATGATTCTAGTAATAGAATTAAATAGATAATATAATGACTTGTGTGTTTTATAATTATACTCTAAAAATTTTGCTTAAAATGTTTTAAATTTGTGTTAGAATACTTGCATTTATTCTTCATTCAAGAATCAATTTGTCAGGTAACAAGATAGATTATAATTTTGTATTTGAATTCTTATCTCATTGTACTTTTCCGCTAGATTTTTTTACTTTAACTACAGTTCTACCATTTGATTTTCCTACAGGAATTGCATCTACCATCTTGCCTTCTAGACGTCTTTCCAGTCTATCTTTTGCTGCAAAATAACCATATTCACTCATTTCAGGAGCATTTACATTTGCAGGTCGTATACGTGTACTGCCATTTGCAAATCGTATACGTGTACTGCCATTTGCAAGTCGTATACTTGTATTGCCTTTTGTAGGTCTGTGAGCAACTACAGTTTTCCCGTTAATAATACGTATAACAAGACGTCTTATCATAAACAAGTAATACGCATTCCCACATAAAAGAATATTTACACATATCATACCTATGTTTAGTGTAAAATTATGACATCATATGATCATCAAACTAAATCTAATTATTTAATGATATTAGATTCTAATGGGTTCTTTAGTAAATTTATGCAACAAAATGGGTTTTCCTTTAGTCACAATAACAGAGTCTTCTATACGAATTCCAAATTTCTTTGGAATATAGATTCCAGGCTCTATTGTTATAGCCATATTGCTCTTCAAGACCTCTTTACTATTCAAAGATATTGCAGGTGATTCATGTACATCTAGACCAATTCCATGCCCCGTAGAGTGGATAAAATATTTGCCAAAACCTTGTTTATCGATATGATTTCTACATGCTAGATCTACATGTTTACAAGTAGCATTAGCAGTAGTAGCGTCTAATCCTAATTGCTGAGAGTGATGTACAGCGTCATACGCTTTTGCAGCATCAGGGGACATTTCACCAATATGAAATGTTCTTGTAGCATCAGATACATAGCCTCGATACCGTAGTGTTAAATCTACTACAATTAGATCACCGTCTCTGAATTTTCTATTAGTCACTTGTGCATGCGGCAGTGCTCCGTTTGGTCCTCCAGATATAATTAATGGGTTTGTGGTCCAACGATAACCAGTATCAAACAAGCCTTTATCCATTGCATATGACATTAGAATTGTTTGTAATTGTGATTCATTTTGATCTACTGTAATTGAATCTACACATAGTTGAAACATTTCATCAATTATTTTAGAGGCTTTCTTTAATAGATTAATCTCTTGGGTATCTTTGAGTAATCTAGCTCTCTGAAGTGAGATGAATGATTGTTTGAGCTTTGGAAATATTTTTTTCATCGCGCTGAAATAAGTTATATCTTTAGCATCGGTACAGATTTTTTTAGATTTTATTGATTTTAGTGATGATGTTATAGCAGTTCCTCTAGGCGCTGCAATGATTTCACAGTCTTTGCTTTCAAGTTTTGCACGCTCTACCTCTAAACTTGGGGCAAAAATCCTTACATTATCTTTAGTCAATACACCAATAGCTTCTCCCCAAAAGCCAGTCAAGTAGAAAAGATTTTCAGGCTCTGTTACAAGCAGAGTATCGCATTGTACATCACGTACATATCTAAAAATGGTTTTCTGTCGTAGATTCATAATTATTCATCAAAAAAATCATTATCTAATTGTTTAGTTGTATATGTAGTTGTACACTTTGTTCCAATATTATATTCATACATATACATTGCAAGTTGTTTCCCATCAATTAAAATAATATTATTATCACTTTTTTTAACAAATTCTTCTGTGCCGCTACTAAAAGTGGATGAAGTAATAAAAATACCTTTTTTAGATGATTTAGACGAAAGAGCTCCTGCAAATCCTCTAACAGTTTCAACTGGAACAGAGGACTTCCATCTTTTAGCTTGAAGATATATTTTGTCCAAACCTAGTTTGTCCTCTTTTATAATACCATCAATGCCACCATCTCCAGATTTCCCGATAACGTTATCTTCAATACCATAACCCATTGCTCGTATCACTTTTATTACTAGACGTTCAAAATATTGAAAATTTTGAGAATTAATTTTTTGATGAAGCTCGTTCTCGACTTGTGTACGTAAGGTTTGTTGGGTACTCTCAAGAATCTCCTCAGGTGAGAGTTCAGATTTGATGGTTTGGATGGTATTTTGTTTTTTATTTTTATATCTAAATATAAATTTTTTATAAGATTCTAATGTTTTTAAAAATTTAAGATTAACCCTTGTTGGATTTTGTTTAAGAATTTCTCTTCCTTTTTTAGTTATCATAATAGTTTTATCATCGTTCACAACAATTCAGCTCGGCTTTAGATAAATGAAATATAGCCCAGGAAGTACGATTAGCGATTCGAGTTTGTGTTCCAGATTGAAGATATTGATTTTTTTCATCTTCATTGAGTTCAAAGTGCTCTATTATTTTATTTATAATTTCTTTACGAGAAATTGGTGTGTGTGTAAAAGTAATAATTGGTAACATAATTTCTTGAAATGGTGGAATCAATATCTAAAATTAAAATGAATAATATAAAAATACTAGTATGATTTTGAGTGTAATTCAATATAACATAATAGAGTCATTTCGTAATGACAATATTATCGTTAAACTTCTAAAAATAAAAATTATAATTTAAAGTAATTGTGAGTTATTAAATAATTTCATATCAATTCTATGCCTAATTGTTGAAAATTCTTCAAAATTTATGTATAGATTTCAAGTAAATTGTAATGTATATTGATTAGTCAATCTATCTATATACTTGTAAAGGGTATATCATATTGGTTTGAGCCAGTCAAATTTTGGCGATTGTAAAAGTTATTCAAAAGGATTTGTAGTGGATCCAAATGATTTATCTAGACACACATACATTTTGGGAGGTAGCGGTTCAGGGAAGACTACTTTGTTGAGAATTTTATTCAAACATCTAGAGTTGGCAAATGTAAATGATATATTTAAAAGTGCATTCATCTATGTGGATACAAAAGATGATGATGCGATACTATTCCTAAGACAATGTGAAAAGAATACCTTGAAAAATAATGTTCAGTTTGTAGATATTAGTAGTAGTAATTTTAAATTAAACATATTAGAATTGCCACAGTACTATACAGATTGTAATAGTATAGTCTCTAGAATGACAGGACATGTTGTAGATATGTTTAAAGAATATTATTCACAACATCAGACCTTCATTCAAGTAGAACGTATCTTAAGATTACTACTACTCATATTATACGCACAATCCGACAAACCCACACTATTAGACTTGTTTGATCTTGTAACTAGATTCAAAAAGTATGGTACAGGTGAAGTAGACCGATTAATCAGTTTAGGAAAGATTCAGAATGCACAGACTGAGGAGGCATTAACCACACTTGCAGATTTGAGGGCAGATATGTGGTTGCCGATATTGAATAGAATTGAGCAATTTACTACAGATCCATACATGAAACAGAGATTTTCAGTCAAGAAATCCTCCATTAATTTTGAGGATATACTTCAGCCTGGAAAATTTACTATTTTCCAAATAAGTGATACACAAACACCTATTCATGCACACGGTATTGCAATTACCTCTATTGTAATGAAGATTCGGTTTGCTGTACAATCACGTGCAGCTATGATACCTGCAGAGGACAGAACTTTGGTCGTTTTAGCATTAGACGAGTTTCAAAAGATACATGATTTAACACTACTATCCACACTACTTGCTCAGGCTCGATCATACAATTTAGGGCTAATCCTTTCACATCAAAATACATCTCAGATATCTGCAAAATTATTAGAGAGTATAGCTGGAAATACAGCAACACAAATCTTTGGTAGAGTATCTGGAATTGATGCTGAACGAATAGCGAAAATTATGGATCCAATGTTTGCAGATATGCTCACAAAACAGATTCCTGTACAATCAGATAGAGTGTTTACTGCCAAAATGCGTGATGTAGATAATGAACAGAGCACTCCATTACAGTTTACAGTTCGAGATGAACCATTATTACTTTCAAGTATTGATGAGGTCAAGACATTATTTGAATCAAGAAATGATAAGGTTGATGAAGATCCACCGATGGTTAGTGAAGGTTCGGATTGGATGCTGCACATTACGATTCCATTCTACTCTAAATTAGAGTGGGGAATATTGGTACATTTGGAGAAGAATGTGTCTAATTTGGTCTCTATTGTCAAAGCTACAAAGGTACCTAAACGTGAACTTGCAAGTAAGGCATTGACTAATTTGATGGCCAATGAAGTAATCACAGTACGAGAGTCTGGCATGAGAGGTAGAGTGTTTGAGCGTAAATTTGATTTAATGCCAGAGCATCGCAAGTTGTTATTTCCAGATAATTTTCGTGATATAGGAACAGCTCAGGATATAGAGATTGTAGCAGGTATGGCAATGTCTTACTATATGGAAAAGGGGTATTTTGTTTGTATAGCTAAACAGCACAAGTATAAAACGCATGTATTCAAGACGGATCTTGTTGCATTTGACTATGATAGAAAAATATCAATATCCGTTGAGGTAGAATCTAAAGTTGAGGTATCTGGACATCCCGAACAGGTCAGTTTCAATATGAGGAAGTGGAGAGAGATGGGGTTTTCACAGTGTCATGTGTGGACAGCATCCAAAGTAATTACAAAATTTGAAGAGGTAGAAGATGATGGTGTTTCTGTATTTTTCGTGGATGTTGAAAAGTGAGAGATTATGAAATAATAAGTATAGGAATGGTTATTCCATATTACAAGTTTTGGGATTTCGTTAGCTATAATATATTCATCTATGATCCTGTTTAAACTGTCTATCTCTTTTTGTAATCTTGTACAATCAAATCATTTGTTTGTAATGGCAATTTGCCAGTTTGGACAAAGTTATCCCTCCATTGATAAAAGCTGGAGTAACATTGTACTTTATACACAATTCTACAACACTGTTGTTAGTGTAGAGAAATTCAAGAATTATTTGTACCTTGTTTTGGGGTGAAATCCTTTTTTTCATACTCTTTCTTCCTCCATGATCCAAGATGAGATTATGTATGTGTAAGTGGTCTCATTCTAAAGTGGTCCTCACTATCAGAGGAAAAAATATTTAGAAAAATTTTAGACATAAATATCTGAGTAGCTAGATTCCCATAATTTTTAAGGTTTTTTAGATAAGACCTTATTAAAATCCTTTTTAATCCTCTCAAGATATAATTTCTTTTTCAGTGTAAGATAACCGATGGATGTTGGTTCTCGTAATGATAATTTAGTAATAGCTTGCACTTTAATATTTTCTGGCATTAAATTATTTAATGTACTTGAATTATCTACATTACCCAAAATAAATCTTTGATCTACTGTTAAATATTCTTTCAATGTTTGTTTGGTAGTAAGATTTTGAATGATTTTCCAAAAATCATTTGGACGAAATGGGTTTTTACGCTCTTGTTTTCTCAAATCATGCATACCACGAAAAACCGATTCTCGATCCCCCGTTTTTCCTGCATGAAGAAATTTTTGAATGGCTGCCGCTTTATCTTGTATTTCTTGAGGCAATTGTATAGCAAATAATTTATTTATATCGACTTTTACATTTACATTTATTTCATCAATTTCTAACTCTGTCCAAATATTTTCTAATTTTTTAGGATCTTTTAATGATGCATCTAACCAATATTTATCATAATCATCACTCGGATCTCTGTTAATCGAGGGTTTGATGTGTACTAAATTCTTTAAACTTTCTTCTTTTATACCTCCCTCCAGTTTTACAAAATAACCATCAGATTTAGGCAATGTTTTTGCATCAAGAATCCACTCATTATCAATTAACTTCCATAATGGTTTTAATGAATTAAATACTGCGTCCTGCATTTCAACAATACGAAATCCAGAAAAATTAGGAATTTTTAGTGTTTTATGATTTTTTCTATAGCCCTCTTCAATGTGAAATGACAGACCTATTTCACACGTTTTATCATTGAAATTTATACACATGGATTTTGTTTCTGGTTTAAAATCAGAAAAATAGGTTTTGATTGTTTCAAACCATAATACTGGATCAGCAGATATACTAAGTACCATGGTCAATCCTCATATTTCTAACGTTTTTATATGCTTCATCTTCATAAACTTTTTCAATTTCTATTGGAATATTCACTTTTAATTGAGCACTCTTACGGTTGTCTCTAATTTCTATATTTCCTGTTAATGGTGGATATAAGTTTCCTACCAAATCTTCATAATTTATTGTTATATATAACGAGGTTAATTTTGTCTTAAGATTTGCTACTATGTTTGTGCCAGAATCTATCTGTAAATACGCACCTATATTTCTTGCAAAAACATCTGTTATTCTTTTTATCATATACCCTTCCATTGTATCATATAACACATTCATAAATTTATCTTGTTGTAGTGTATTAAGATCCATTAACCAATCTATCGTTTCTTGTGTGATTTCATCATCCTCTTTTAATTCTTTAATAAATTTTTCATCATCTAATCTCTTTTTAAATTTATCAAGTTCTCGTAAAAGTAGTAATTTATTAATAGTGACTTGATTTGGATTATTTTTTGATGATGTTTCAAATACTCCTTCTCGTAGAAAACCCTGAACTAATTCATCTATTACAGTTCTTCCACCTTCCGATACTAATTCTCCACCAATATTTGCCTCAATTCTAATTGAAATATCACCAAATCCTTTGAATCGTAAATGAATGGGTAATGTGGTTTCCTCTACATCATTTAACGATATGTAATCGGGAATTTGTTCTATTTCTAGATATGGTCTAAACACTCGCACATATACTAGTGCCTCTGTTTCATCATGATTAGTTTCGATCATCTTTATTTTTATTTCTTTTTGTACAGCTAATTCATCAAAAGGTTTTTTTGATGCAATTGTAACTCCAAAATATTTTTTTGGGTTTAATTTGGATTCTCCAATTTCAGTTACACATAAAATATTTTCGTCAAAAGTATGTTTATAAACATTAATAAAATCTTTAACTTCAAAACATTTTGGAATATTAATTTCAATTTTTGTAAAATTTATGTTTTTGTTGATTTTCACATAGAAAGTAATTTCTTCTGTGGGTAAAACCCATGTTGGTATTTCAGTTGTAATTTTATCTGATTCGTTTTTATCA
This window contains:
- a CDS encoding methyltransferase domain-containing protein, coding for MNKSSDYKIYNMKIWNEIAPRYQKRWIGAKTGPFQSGDVLVDMMNFSANDKVLDVACGTGVITARIVKKVRNGMVVGGDTSITALKLAKRKIPNAHFVNMDAENFRFSESFDAVTCQFGLFFFPNAQKALRNMKSCLRKGGRLGVTVHGEKYGSPYFSSIMKEITQFIPDYMNNGSPDLARFGTKKALREEMKRAGFERIKVKDIIYQYSPGTFDDYWKNYTKYIAKPLRQKMNKLSRNEKIELKSRVENNTKRFTNKTGKITFPWQILIVSTEIH
- a CDS encoding tetratricopeptide repeat protein, with amino-acid sequence MRYFDQRGKAREKIDIEYIFEEFYSLLSLVENFNEEAEEKLIQNNLMLFHIHNYIVIRLVTILEHFFWFITKVTINEDKELRTSIQKEYVDIKFSDLENYKSGRITSGRVYATAHSAQNFKDISTIMKKILRLNITYYEQIINELKNSVEFNTNHSKESYLQKVKIDDLFDIRHELVHTLSKKRLNIFHMYWAVEEIMIITQSMVRNVEKKRQKKITFKIEGIIQAYVSKSIFYHNKKEQNLEKQYFEEAIKWFDKALEIDPEDADVLTSLGNAFAMKEEYEEAIGLLKRALDIDEHDVDVLTSLGNAFAMKEKYEEAIGLLKRARDIDEENVDVLSSLGETFAMKKEYEEAIKWFDKALEIDPEDADTLYYKGNVMINLENYEDAIGLLKRVLDIDEHDVDVLTSLGNAFAMKGEYEEAIGLLKRALDIDEHDVDVLTSLGNAFAMKKEYEEAIKWFDKALEIDPEDADTLCCKGNVMINLDNYEEAIGLLKRALDIDEHDVDVLTSLGNAFAMKKEYEEAIKWFDKALEIDPEDADTLYYKGNVMIDLDNYEEAIGLLKRALDIDEHDVDVLTSLGNAFAMKKEYEEAIKWFDKALEIDPEDADTLYYKGNVMIDLDNYEEAIGLLKRALDIDEHDVDVLTSLGNAFAMKGEYENAISLLKRALNIDEENVGVLTSMGETFAIKGEYENAIKWFDKALENDPSYEIPICNKAIALAELNLYEKAVSYIDKALKDIPNSKTIMNCKKLIKEKQDKYDSSNRIK
- a CDS encoding aminopeptidase P family protein, encoding MNLRQKTIFRYVRDVQCDTLLVTEPENLFYLTGFWGEAIGVLTKDNVRIFAPSLEVERAKLESKDCEIIAAPRGTAITSSLKSIKSKKICTDAKDITYFSAMKKIFPKLKQSFISLQRARLLKDTQEINLLKKASKIIDEMFQLCVDSITVDQNESQLQTILMSYAMDKGLFDTGYRWTTNPLIISGGPNGALPHAQVTNRKFRDGDLIVVDLTLRYRGYVSDATRTFHIGEMSPDAAKAYDAVHHSQQLGLDATTANATCKHVDLACRNHIDKQGFGKYFIHSTGHGIGLDVHESPAISLNSKEVLKSNMAITIEPGIYIPKKFGIRIEDSVIVTKGKPILLHKFTKEPIRI
- a CDS encoding restriction endonuclease; amino-acid sequence: MNDDKTIMITKKGREILKQNPTRVNLKFLKTLESYKKFIFRYKNKKQNTIQTIKSELSPEEILESTQQTLRTQVENELHQKINSQNFQYFERLVIKVIRAMGYGIEDNVIGKSGDGGIDGIIKEDKLGLDKIYLQAKRWKSSVPVETVRGFAGALSSKSSKKGIFITSSTFSSGTEEFVKKSDNNIILIDGKQLAMYMYEYNIGTKCTTTYTTKQLDNDFFDE
- a CDS encoding type IV secretion system DNA-binding domain-containing protein, coding for MSQSNFGDCKSYSKGFVVDPNDLSRHTYILGGSGSGKTTLLRILFKHLELANVNDIFKSAFIYVDTKDDDAILFLRQCEKNTLKNNVQFVDISSSNFKLNILELPQYYTDCNSIVSRMTGHVVDMFKEYYSQHQTFIQVERILRLLLLILYAQSDKPTLLDLFDLVTRFKKYGTGEVDRLISLGKIQNAQTEEALTTLADLRADMWLPILNRIEQFTTDPYMKQRFSVKKSSINFEDILQPGKFTIFQISDTQTPIHAHGIAITSIVMKIRFAVQSRAAMIPAEDRTLVVLALDEFQKIHDLTLLSTLLAQARSYNLGLILSHQNTSQISAKLLESIAGNTATQIFGRVSGIDAERIAKIMDPMFADMLTKQIPVQSDRVFTAKMRDVDNEQSTPLQFTVRDEPLLLSSIDEVKTLFESRNDKVDEDPPMVSEGSDWMLHITIPFYSKLEWGILVHLEKNVSNLVSIVKATKVPKRELASKALTNLMANEVITVRESGMRGRVFERKFDLMPEHRKLLFPDNFRDIGTAQDIEIVAGMAMSYYMEKGYFVCIAKQHKYKTHVFKTDLVAFDYDRKISISVEVESKVEVSGHPEQVSFNMRKWREMGFSQCHVWTASKVITKFEEVEDDGVSVFFVDVEK